One window of Salegentibacter sp. Hel_I_6 genomic DNA carries:
- a CDS encoding SDR family oxidoreductase, translating into MSSLKGKVAFITGGSKGIGYGVAQSLLDLGMKVAITSRSKDAAEKAAKKLSATDALGLEADVRNYESQEKAVKAAIDKFGQLDVMVANAGIGHFGSIDELSPEKWQETIDTNLTGVFYSVKSSLAALEKSKGYLITISSLAGTNFFAGGAAYNASKFGLTGFTQAVMLDLRQKGINVSTIMPGSVATHFNDHTPNEEDAWKIQPEDIGELVVDLLKMNKRTLPSKIEVRPSKPPQK; encoded by the coding sequence ATGAGTTCATTAAAAGGAAAAGTTGCATTTATAACAGGTGGAAGTAAGGGTATTGGATATGGAGTAGCCCAATCACTTTTAGACCTGGGAATGAAAGTTGCCATAACAAGTAGGTCTAAAGATGCTGCCGAGAAAGCTGCAAAAAAATTAAGCGCCACCGATGCTCTAGGTTTAGAAGCAGATGTAAGAAATTACGAAAGTCAGGAAAAGGCTGTAAAAGCGGCAATTGATAAATTTGGGCAATTAGACGTGATGGTTGCCAACGCAGGGATAGGTCACTTTGGATCTATAGATGAATTATCTCCCGAGAAATGGCAGGAAACGATAGATACCAATTTAACCGGAGTTTTTTATAGCGTAAAATCCAGTTTAGCTGCTTTAGAAAAATCTAAAGGATACCTAATTACCATTTCCAGTCTTGCCGGAACAAATTTCTTTGCAGGAGGAGCTGCCTATAATGCCAGTAAATTTGGATTAACAGGTTTTACTCAGGCAGTGATGCTAGATCTTAGACAAAAAGGAATTAATGTAAGTACAATTATGCCAGGTTCTGTGGCTACGCATTTTAACGACCATACCCCAAATGAAGAAGATGCCTGGAAAATTCAGCCGGAAGATATTGGCGAATTAGTGGTAGATCTTCTAAAAATGAATAAACGTACCTTACCAAGTAAGATAGAGGTAAGACCATCAAAACCACCTCAGAAATAA
- a CDS encoding helix-turn-helix transcriptional regulator, translated as MGLTKSEIFSPSQNELAGIAKVLGHPARIAILQEIIKSKSCICGDLVQEVGLAQPTISQHLKELKNIGLIKGDIEGTRVCYCINAEKWKQVKELFTTFLDSNIPQKDQCC; from the coding sequence ATGGGTCTTACAAAATCTGAAATATTTTCTCCTTCGCAAAATGAACTAGCGGGAATCGCTAAAGTCCTGGGGCATCCTGCAAGAATAGCTATTCTTCAGGAAATTATAAAATCAAAATCCTGCATTTGCGGCGACCTGGTGCAGGAAGTTGGTCTCGCACAACCCACCATTTCTCAACATTTAAAAGAACTAAAAAATATCGGTTTAATAAAAGGAGATATAGAGGGTACCAGAGTTTGCTATTGCATAAATGCCGAAAAATGGAAACAGGTTAAAGAACTTTTTACCACTTTTTTAGATTCTAATATCCCTCAAAAGGATCAATGTTGCTAA